TATACGGTAGACATTTCGCGTATCCGATCGATGACGCGGGGTAATTTGTCCAGTACATAATCAATATCATTCATCGTATTTTCTCTGCCCAAGCTCATGCGAATCGAACCGTGAGCCCGTTCAACGGGCATGCCGGTCGCCAACAAAACGTGGGAAGGTTCGAGCGATCCGGAGGCACAGGCTGATCCCGTGGAGACTGCGATACCTTCAAGATCGAGGTAGAGGAGGATACTTTCTCCTTCTGCCCCGTCAAAAGACACGTTCAAGGTTGACGACAGGGAATCCGTTGGATGTCCATTAAACCAGACGTCCGGGATACGTTCTTCAATTCCTGTTTTTAAAGCTTGTTTGAGGGTCTGCATGCGCAAGGATTCTTCATCCATTTCCAGCGCGCGCATTTCCACCGCCTTGCCCATCCCCATAATCCCAAGCGTATTTTCGGTACCGGCCCGTCGCCCGCGTTCTTGATGGCCGCCATGGATCATGGGGCAGAAGTGCACGCCCCGGCGCACATAGAGCGCGCCGCCCCCTTTGGGGCCGTAGATTTTATGGGCGGAAACGGTAAGGAAGTCCACGCCTAAGTCATGTACGTTAATGGGTATCTTTCCAAAGGCCTGCACGGCGTCCGTATGGAAATGGGCGCCCTTTTCATGGGCGATACGTGCGATGGCACGAATATCCTGCAAGGTGCCGATTTCATTGTTCGCCATCATCACAGAAACCAAGCCTGTTTCTTCGGTGACTGCTTCTCGCAGGGCGTCCATGTCTATTTTTCCATAGCTGTCTACGTCAATATAGACGATTCCGGTACCCTGTCCCGTTAAGCATTTTGAAGTTTCTAAGATGCAAGGATGTTCGATTGTTGTGGTAACAATACGGGGTTTATGTTCCCGGTCGCAGCTGCAGTGTGTGGCGGTGCATCCAAGTATGGACAGAACTGTATTGTTTGCTTCAGAACCGCTGCCTGTAAAAATAATTTCTTCAGGTAACGCGCCGATAAAGGTGGCGATCCGTTCACGTGCTTCATTAACGAATCCCTTGGCTTGCCGGCCAAAAGCGTGCATGCTTGAAGGATTACCAAAATAATCCATACCATCTTTCATTGTCTTGATGACTTCCGGATGCAAAGGTGTTGTCGAATTGTGATCCAGATAAACATGTCGTTGTGTCATTGTCATATCATACCTTCCATAAGAAATTGACGCGAACGCGCCCAGTAAGTAGCCCGTAGTTTAGAACAACAAGTCGACTCCATACTATTCCCTGACGTCGGAAATCTCTGCTGTTAAAAAGCCTCGGTAGATTTGATAGAAAAATAGTCTTCAGCAAAACGGCGTAAATGGTACAAGTACATTTCTTTTGAACGAAATTTCCCGCTGTAATGCGCGCCTTCGATAGCTACAAAATGTTTAGGTTCCAAAGCCTTTTCATAAAGGCGTTGTCCATGCTGAAAAGGAACAACGGTGTCCTCCCGACTATGGATCACCAAGAGCGGACAAGAAATAGAATGTATTTTGTCCAGATTATTAAATTGAATATGCCATATCAAAGGAAGAATGAGCCAAGAAAAAGTATCCTGCACCACGTCCCGTGCAGAAGTAAAGCTGCTTTCCAGAATGAGTCCTGCCCCTTTGCGCGTCGCGGCAAGTTCTACCGCCATGGCGCCGCCCAAAGAACTGCCCGCCAAGATAATATGGTCAGGCGCAATGTTGCGGGTAGATACCAGATAATCCCACATGGCGTGGGCGTCGGCATAGCATCTCTTTTCCGAAGCTTTACCGCTGCTTTCCCCATAACCGCCATAGTCATAGAGAAGAACAGAGAAGCCGGCTTCACGATAGAGCGCAACATCATCCAGATAGCCTGTTATATTACGCCCGCTGCCGTGAGAAAAAAGTATTACATAGTCAGCATTTTCCAGAGGGATCCACCACCCGTGACTTTTTTCTCCATTCACTTCCAACCATAGGTCTTCATAGTCCCACGACCGCTCATCGGGCTTTTCACGGACAAGGGAGTCAGCGCGCATGAACAGAAGCGGTTCCTGCACCATCCACAACAGGAACACGATAAGCCCATAGAACAGCAACAAAAGTACCGGTATAAGGACGGCGAATTTGATGATTGTCTGCCGCATTGAGTCAGATAAATTCCTGGGGTTGCCGTAAATTATCAAGCCTGTAAGTGCTTGCCATCTTTTTCTGTAATGGTATGCTTTTACCCATGTATGATACCATTTTTAAAATAATGATCGTTGAGCTTTGCCATGATGGTGAAGGGATAAAGGAGAAAAGTCGTGGTCCTTCGTTTTAAGAAATATTTATTGTATCCTCTGGCGTGGTGTTTTGTGGCAAGTACCGTTATCGCCTCCATGGAGGCAATCACCTACTTTATAATATTAGATGGGCTTGTTGATTTGACCCTGCCCGATTTTTTATATCACTATAGCGTTTCAATTGCAGTCATGGGCTG
This genomic window from Candidatus Hydrogenedentota bacterium contains:
- a CDS encoding IscS subfamily cysteine desulfurase; translated protein: MTQRHVYLDHNSTTPLHPEVIKTMKDGMDYFGNPSSMHAFGRQAKGFVNEARERIATFIGALPEEIIFTGSGSEANNTVLSILGCTATHCSCDREHKPRIVTTTIEHPCILETSKCLTGQGTGIVYIDVDSYGKIDMDALREAVTEETGLVSVMMANNEIGTLQDIRAIARIAHEKGAHFHTDAVQAFGKIPINVHDLGVDFLTVSAHKIYGPKGGGALYVRRGVHFCPMIHGGHQERGRRAGTENTLGIMGMGKAVEMRALEMDEESLRMQTLKQALKTGIEERIPDVWFNGHPTDSLSSTLNVSFDGAEGESILLYLDLEGIAVSTGSACASGSLEPSHVLLATGMPVERAHGSIRMSLGRENTMNDIDYVLDKLPRVIDRIREMSTVYGRK
- a CDS encoding alpha/beta fold hydrolase; translated protein: MRQTIIKFAVLIPVLLLLFYGLIVFLLWMVQEPLLFMRADSLVREKPDERSWDYEDLWLEVNGEKSHGWWIPLENADYVILFSHGSGRNITGYLDDVALYREAGFSVLLYDYGGYGESSGKASEKRCYADAHAMWDYLVSTRNIAPDHIILAGSSLGGAMAVELAATRKGAGLILESSFTSARDVVQDTFSWLILPLIWHIQFNNLDKIHSISCPLLVIHSREDTVVPFQHGQRLYEKALEPKHFVAIEGAHYSGKFRSKEMYLYHLRRFAEDYFSIKSTEAF